The DNA window tacgTAAAATTACAATGCCAAATATACAGCACTCTCATTTAGTACCTTAGTATACTACACTTTAAATTTCTTTAGGCAATTATTAGAAGGAAGAACAaacatgaaatagttttttaCTAAGATTAACAAGACATTTACGCAGTGATAAATTTTTTCCCAATTTTCTCAGGTTGGTCACCTCCGCATGGCCACCCGGTCCATGTGGCGTCAGTCCCTCCGCGCAGATCCCGGATGGAGCGGCCATTGGGCGGAAGTGAACAGAGGTGCACAATAACTGCGGGCTaggaggagggaaaaaaaaatatatatatacactttgaAATAAATTTACACTCGGCGTGTGACAGCGTTGGATTAAACCCCAAAACCGCTGAGCCTCTGATCCTCTCGGAAACATCCTCAGGCTGGACTTTTAGTGCACTCGAGAGGACCGGATCGCCGGAATTCAAGTCGTGGAACTTGCTGAAAAAAGCGCAGTTCAGCCTGCACGGAGCCGAGAGGAACCCACGGTCTTCGGGTTACGCCGAACACCctcgctgctgcttctgtttCTTTGCAAGACTCTTGCTGAATCTAAAGAGGCCCTCTTGATGAATTATGTCTGCCACCAGTATTGACCCACAGGTAGGTTGGAGTGGCACGGCGTCGCGAAGGCCTTTAGGAGGAGCAGGGAATGCGCGTGCAGCCTCCGCCGCTGCTGCGAAGATGTTACGGGCATCTGCCTCTGCTTGCTTCACACAAGCGCGATGGCTAACGAGCtagcatttttttctctctctctccacttgtGTAATTGAATATTACATCGCATTTTTCGCTCCAAACAGACATTTCCGTTCGACACATCGCAAAATGTGTACCATCAGGATAAAACTTAATTTAGTACAATCTCTCTCATCAGCTACCGAGAGTTATAACCAGTTTTCTGCGTGGTCGAGGAAATGTGTGAACGTCAATTCCTTGATTGACTAAATAAATATCAACTTAAGCCCTCGTTTCTATTTAATAACGAATAGCGAGCGACTGCTGATAGTGAATTTGATTTATTGGTGATGCTCTGATGGAGTCGATGTGGATTAGGAGCATGAAACGTTGTGTAGTTATTTACATGTTAAACACGAAGAGCTCgtgtttaaaacaacaatttaaaggtGTTAATGTTTTATCTTGTTCTTTTATCCACCTCTGATCACCCACTGAATGGGAAGACATCCAAAGGGCAAGACGCTAAAGGTgagtttgttttataatatagatCTCTTTAATACTCTCTTTAAAGAGTTACTCCAccgtaaaatgaaaattttgtcattaatcacttacccccatgtcgttcgaaacctgtaaaagctttgttcgtattcggaacacaatttaagatattttggatgaaaaccgggaggcttgtgactctcttatggactgccaaataaataacagtgtcaaggtccaggaaagtatgaaaagcatcgtcagaatagtccatctgccatcagtgattcagctgtaacgttatgaagtgaagagaatactttttgtacacgaagaaaacaaaaataacgactttattcaacaattcctctcctctgagtctctcctctgtgtctctccatggcgtatgctcttctgtgtcagccgcgctgcgccgatgcactgtttgctttcaaaccaaagcgtaaatacacgtaaaaaaccgtatccttgtggcgcggctgacacagaagagcgtaaacCACTTCCGTACTAGTCATATTTGTCAAAATGgtctacgctgatttggagagacagagaggagaggaattgttgaataaagtcattatttttgttttcttcgtgtacaaaaagtattctggtcgcttcataatgttacggttgaaccactgatggcagatggactattctgacgatgcttttcatatcttttctggaccttgactctgttatttatttggcagtctatgggacagtctcaagcctccctgttttcatccaaaatatcttaaattgtgttcggaagatgaacaaagcttttatgggtttggaatgatatgggggtgagtgattaatgacaattttcattttgggatggagtatccctttaatttacattaagtccaattttatcattattaatgccTTGGCTATGGCTGTTAAGTCAAATTTGGGCATTTATTCTCTGTGACTTATATCAAGGCCTGGTTGCTGTGTTGCTCTTATATCATTCAAATAATGTTGTCTGAGAGCTCAATCAATCACCTGATGGAGCCATATACCTCATTTTGGAGTCCAGACCTGCTCCTGTTGTATTAACACCACTCTGACACATCAGTTGGCAATGGGAGCTTGGCTTTtgaacacattaaataaattatgcttcATAATTCTGTAGCATTAACTACTGTAGTTGTGAATTTTTGTCCTTTGGCTTTGTGTAATTTTTAGATGCTCCTCTTCATCTGTGACTCTGTCTGTAGTATTGTGGTAGTCAGAGCATGCGGTGAATGACTCACTGAGATCGGTGTGGTGAAATACACATTACTGTAGTCGCTTAACATTTGTTGAAGGTCTAAAATGTGCATAGCAGAGCATTGGTAAAGTGATATCTTCCAAGAGACAGAGAAGACTTGGTTTTAGCATGTGCTTTGTGTTTGTTATCAGATGTACAGGTCTGAATGGTTTAACTTCATTCTTTATTTCAGTGCAAAATGGCTCTCTTCATCAGAAGGAAACGGTCCACGACAATGACTTTGAACCATACCTCACTGGCCAGTCTAATCCGgtgagaaatgtgtttttgtatttgtcttGGGGTGtgaaatggaggaaaaaacatttaattcagcaTTGTTGTCTGAAAAAatcttatgtttttaaaatttagctTCTCAGCTTAAgcatgtttttgatatttttaagaaaactaaATACTGAATatgcttttttgttctttttttcaagTGCGTTGTCCTTGTAGGCTTGTGCatgtaaaaacagtatatttttaaagtagaATAACTTCATTTGTCTCTGAAAGAACTGTTCTGCTGTGTTTAATGAGGAAGAgaggaataataataactaactaGGTTTTACACTGAGAAATTtttctatacatttaaaaaggaaataactTGTAATTGCGGCAAGGGAAATTAATATTAACCAATTaggttttcattattattttattatttcattattagtttCATTATTAATTCTAACAACTCTATTTCTGTTCTGTTCCCTCAGAATAACAGTTACCAATCAATGACCGACCCATACCTGTCTAGCTACTATGCCCCCTCGATTGGGTTCCCGTACCCCCTCAGCGAGGCCCCTTGGTCCACTGGCGGAGATCCACCAATCCCGTACCTCACTCCGTATGCCCCCCTCAGCAATGGGGATCATCACTTCATGCATGACACTGTGTTCGGACAGCCAGGGGGTCTGGGCAGTAGCATCTATCCACACCGCTTTAACTTTTTCCCTGAAAACCCAGCATTTTCCGCCTGGGGTACGAGCGGCTCCCAGGGCCAGCAGACTCAGAGTTCTGCATACGGGGGCAGTTACAGTTACCCGCCCAGTTCATTAGGTGGCACCCTGGTACCCGACGGGCAAACAGGCTTCCCAAGCGACACCCTGAATAAGGCGCCAGGTATGAATAGCTTAGAGCAGGGCATGGTAGGGTTGAAGATTGGCGGTGATGTGACTGGAGGTGGTTCCGGAGTGAAGACGGTGGGCTCTGTGATTGGTGGAGGGCAAGTGGCGGCAGCTGTGGCCACAGGTAACGGCGGGACTCCAATCGGGATGCCGCCTCCCAAACCCACATCCTGGGCAGCCATTGCGAGCAAACCGGCCAAGCCTCAGCAACTGAAAGTGAAGAGCAAGCCGGGGATGCCCATGGCTGGAGGCACCCTGCCCCCACCACCCATCAAACACAACATGGACATTGGCACCTGGGATAATAAGGGGCCTGTGACTAAAGTAGCCTCACCACTGCCGCcccaccaccagcagcagcctcCACTCCACTCCCAGGGTCACCTACCGCCTCACCATCACGGGCTCCCGCCCCCACCTCAGCCCCCTATGCCGTCTGCCCAATCACTTGCTCAGCAAATGGTGATGCAGGGTCCGCCCCCTCCACAGCCTTACCAGAACCATACCCCTGCTCCTCCCCCTCAAACCCGGTGGATTGCCCCACGTAACCGTAACCCTGTTTATGGTGGGGGTGGCAGCATGGACAGTAGTGGCTCTTCGAGCGGTGGAGGGATCGGCAACGGTGGTGGCGGCGGACCTCCGGGTTCCGGTGCTATCGAATCCCACCCGGTCCTTGAAAAGTTGCGTGCGGCGCACAGCTACAATCCCAAGGACTTTGATTGGAACCTGAAAAATGGCCGGGTTTTCATCATTAAGAGCTACTCGGAGGACGACATCCACCGCTCCATCAAGTACTCTATCTGGTGCAGCACGGAACACGGTAACAAGCGGCTGGATTCGGCCTTTCGCGCCATCAATGGCAAGGGTCCTGTCTATCTGCTGTTCAGCGTCAACGGCAGCGGACACTTCTGCGGCGTGGCAGAGATGCGCTCACCTGTAGACTACGGCACCAGCGCTGGGGTTTGGGCACAGGACAAGTGGAAGGGCAAATTTGATGTGGACTGGCTGTTTGTTAAAGACGTGCCCAACAGCCAGCTCAGGCACATCCGTCTAGAGAACAATGACAACAAGCCCGTGACCAACTCCCGTGACACGCAGGAGGTGCCTCTGGAGAAGGCCAAGCAGGTGCTGAAGATCATCGCCACCTACAAACACACCACCTCCATCTTCGATGACTTCTCACACTACGAGAAACGgcaggaggaggaagaggtggtaagaaaggtattttttttttttttttctttttttttttttatatcgtaaCAATATCTGCATTGTTAGTTAATGATTGGGATATGTGTATATGTTAGCTAATGGTTGTggatattgtgttttttatatgaGATTAAGGTTTAGAGATGCATATGCTGAaggaaaatatttctgtttagagGTGGATGTCCATAAGTAGTGATTAACCAAAGAACTTTGAACAGCATGTGAAGGGTTCAGGCTACAGTTCATGTCACTGAAACTGCCAATGTAAAGGTTACAGCTGATTACAAATGCCACAGATCATAGATACTAGGGATGCCACAATACAGTTAGCCCACGGTTCAACACATACCTTGGTTTTTAACCACAGTTTTCGGTTCGGTTCTGATGGCTTGGCACATCAGAGTGTTTTCTGCCAtttataatgtgatttttgaaGCAAATTGACAACAAAAACTTCCTGTGAACATCTGCATGATGGAGAAAGATGTGgattataatatatttacttaaaatttctTTTCAAAGAGgtattattttcctatttttgcCCAAAAATAGGATGGATTGGCCATTATTGAGCACTAGAAACACGTCATTCataatttcattcatactggtaGCCACAATGCATTACAAAAGTAATAGAACTCATGACATTCCAAGAAATCCCTAATGGACAAAGGCATTGCTATCGCTGTAAccgaataaaaagaaaattttgaatgatgaaacatgAGGACAATAAACACTTGCCttgtacaatatttattttatatgtgttcttcaagccatcttgggtattttctttatctgttttattatatatgtattggattttttattaatgataaatttTTTACTTATAATCCTTTGTTTTTTGACTCATTTTGTgctaagaagccacatcagatcgACAAActtaagttatttcaaacacatgACTGATGTTGTGAAGTACAAACAAGttataatgttctcttttttttgttggacAACCGGTTTAGAAACACTTCTCATTGCAAGCCATTACAAGGGAAGGTGTTTGGcgtgttgctttttcaaatgtaCGTTATAAGCAGGGAGGCATTTCCTCATCTCAGCACAGAAATGATATAAACGCAAAACATGGACATTTCACAAGCGTGTATTGAACTGTGGATGACGTACCGAACAGTTCAATATTATTTTGAGAATCGTCACATCACTAATAGATGCCTAGTTGTTTTTGGAATGGTTGATGCTCTTTGCTTTTGCTGTTGATGCTTCAGTTATTTCATTGTTCTGTCTTTAAAATTTCATCCAGTggtgtttttttaatactgtgATGCGCTTGCTTTAGTCAAGTATCAAGCTGctaataaaattctattttatcAGTAA is part of the Cyprinus carpio isolate SPL01 chromosome A8, ASM1834038v1, whole genome shotgun sequence genome and encodes:
- the LOC109095288 gene encoding YTH domain-containing family protein 1-like isoform X1; its protein translation is MSATSIDPQTSKGQDAKVQNGSLHQKETVHDNDFEPYLTGQSNPNNSYQSMTDPYLSSYYAPSIGFPYPLSEAPWSTGGDPPIPYLTPYAPLSNGDHHFMHDTVFGQPGGLGSSIYPHRFNFFPENPAFSAWGTSGSQGQQTQSSAYGGSYSYPPSSLGGTLVPDGQTGFPSDTLNKAPGMNSLEQGMVGLKIGGDVTGGGSGVKTVGSVIGGGQVAAAVATGNGGTPIGMPPPKPTSWAAIASKPAKPQQLKVKSKPGMPMAGGTLPPPPIKHNMDIGTWDNKGPVTKVASPLPPHHQQQPPLHSQGHLPPHHHGLPPPPQPPMPSAQSLAQQMVMQGPPPPQPYQNHTPAPPPQTRWIAPRNRNPVYGGGGSMDSSGSSSGGGIGNGGGGGPPGSGAIESHPVLEKLRAAHSYNPKDFDWNLKNGRVFIIKSYSEDDIHRSIKYSIWCSTEHGNKRLDSAFRAINGKGPVYLLFSVNGSGHFCGVAEMRSPVDYGTSAGVWAQDKWKGKFDVDWLFVKDVPNSQLRHIRLENNDNKPVTNSRDTQEVPLEKAKQVLKIIATYKHTTSIFDDFSHYEKRQEEEEVVRKNLEPAPLQNRSRLDQERQNRNKQ
- the LOC109095288 gene encoding YTH domain-containing family protein 1-like isoform X2, whose protein sequence is MSATSIDPQTSKGQDAKVQNGSLHQKETVHDNDFEPYLTGQSNPNNSYQSMTDPYLSSYYAPSIGFPYPLSEAPWSTGGDPPIPYLTPYAPLSNGDHHFMHDTVFGQPGGLGSSIYPHRFNFFPENPAFSAWGTSGSQGQQTQSSAYGGSYSYPPSSLGGTLVPDGQTGFPSDTLNKAPGMNSLEQGMVGLKIGGDVTGGGSGVKTVGSVIGGGQVAAAVATGNGGTPIGMPPPKPTSWAAIASKPAKPQQLKVKSKPGMPMAGGTLPPPPIKHNMDIGTWDNKGPVTKVASPLPPHHQQQPPLHSQGHLPPHHHGLPPPPQPPMPSAQSLAQQMVMQGPPPPQPYQNHTPAPPPQTRWIAPRNRNPVYGGGGSMDSSGSSSGGGIGNGGGGGPPGSGAIESHPVLEKLRAAHSYNPKDFDWNLKNGRVFIIKSYSEDDIHRSIKYSIWCSTEHGNKRLDSAFRAINGKGPVYLLFSVNGSGHFCGVAEMRSPVDYGTSAGVWAQDKWKGKFDVDWLFVKDVPNSQLRHIRLENNDNKPVTNSRDTQEVPLEKAKQVLKIIATYKHTTSIFDDFSHYEKRQEEEEVNLEPAPLQNRSRLDQERQNRNKQ